In the genome of Sardina pilchardus chromosome 14, fSarPil1.1, whole genome shotgun sequence, one region contains:
- the bbln gene encoding UPF0184 protein C9orf16 homolog, translating into MSGPNGDPNITIDDGIIEDDDDFNGEEYAAINTMLDQINYCLDDLEDRNDALNGKLHELLESNRQARQEFRAKINEGLAEGHQHPVIEPSSNEDRTPPEEKDNE; encoded by the exons ATGTCTGGACCAAACGGCGATCCCAATATaa caattgatGATGGTATCATTGAGGACGACGATGACTTTAACGGGGAAG AATACGCTGCCATCAACACGATGTTGGACCAGATCAACTACTGCTTAGATGACCTTGAGGATCGCAATGATGCGCTAAACGGCAAATTACACGAACTGCTGGAATCCAACCGGCAGGCGCGTCAGGAGTTCAGGGCGAAAATCAACGAGGGGTTGGCTGAAGGTCACCAGCATCCAGTCATAGAGCCGTCCTCAAATGAGGATCGAACACCACCCGAAGAAAAAGATAACGAGTAA
- the enc1 gene encoding ectoderm-neural cortex protein 1, translated as MKMSVGVHENRKSRASTGSMNIYLFHKSSYADSVLMHLNALRQQQLFTDVLLHAGNRSFPCHRAVLAACSRYFEAMFSGGLRESQASEVDFRDSVHPEVLELLLDYAYSSRVVINEENAESLLEAGDMLEFQDIRDACAEFLEKNLHPTNCLGMLLLSDAHQCQQLSQLSWAMCLSNFPAISKSEDFLQLPKDMLVQLLAHEELETEDERLVYESALNWVNYDLERRHCHLPELLRTVRLALLPAIFLMENVSTEELINAQAKSKELVDEAIRCKLRILQNDGVVNSPCARPRKTSHTLFLLGGPTFMCDKLYLVDQKAKEIIPKADIPSPRKEFSACAIGCKVYVTGGRGSENGVSKDVWVYDTLHEEWFKAPPMLIARFGHGSAELRHCLYVVGGHTAATGCLPASPSVSLKQVEQFDPAANRWSMVAPLREGVSNAAVVSVKLKLFAFGGTSVAHDKLPKVQCYDPAENRWTVPASCPQPWRYTAAAVLGNQIFVMGGDTEFSACSAYKFSSDSYQWTKVGDVTAKRMSCQAVASGNKLYVVGGYFGAQRCKTLDCYDPTLDAWNSITTVPYSLIPTAFVSTWKHLPA; from the exons ATGAAAATGTCTGTCGGCGTGCATGAGAACCGCAAATCGCGGGCAAGCACGGGGTCCATGAACATCTACCTGTTCCACAAGTCGTCCTACGCCGACAGCGTGCTCATGCACCTGAACGCGCTCCGGCAACAGCAGCTCTTCACGGACGTGCTGCTCCACGCGGGCAACCGCTCGTTCCCTTGCCATCGCGCTGTGCTGGCTGCGTGCAGCCGGTACTTCGAGGCCATGTTCAGCGGCGGGCTACGGGAGAGTCAAGCCAGCGAAGTGGACTTCCGCGACTCTGTCCACCCTGAG GTGCTGGAGCTGTTGCTGGACTACGCCTACTCGTCGCGCGTGGTCATCAACGAGGAGAACGCCGAGTCGCTGCTGGAGGCCGGCGACATGCTGGAGTTCCAGGACATCCGCGACGCCTGCGCCGAGTTCCTGGAGAAGAACCTGCACCCCACCAACTGCCTGGGCATGCTGCTGCTCTCCGACGCCCACCAGTGCCAGCAGCTGTCGCAGCTCTCCTGGGCCATGTGCCTGAGCAACTTCCCCGCCATCAGCAAGAGCGAGGACTTCCTGCAGCTGCCCAAGGACATGCTGGTCCAGCTGCTGGCCCACGAGGAGCTGGAGACCGAGGACGAGCGTCTGGTCTACGAGTCGGCCCTCAACTGGGTCAACTACGACCTGGAGCGCCGCCACTGCCACCTGCCCGAGCTGCTGCGCACCGTGCGGCTGGCGCTGCTGCCCGCCATCTTCCTGATGGAGAACGTCTCCACCGAGGAGCTGATCAACGCGCAGGCCAAGAGCAAGGAGCTGGTGGACGAGGCCATCCGCTGCAAGCTGCGCATCCTGCAGAACGACGGCGTGGTCAACAGCCCGTGCGCGCGGCCGCGCAAGACCAGCCACACGCTCTTCCTGCTCGGCGGGCCCACCTTCATGTGCGACAAGCTCTACCTGGTGGACCAGAAGGCCAAGGAGATCATCCCCAAGGCGGACATCCCCAGCCCGCGCAAGGAGTTCAGCGCCTGCGCCATCGGCTGCAAGGTGTACGTGACGGGCGGCCGCGGCTCGGAGAACGGCGTCTCCAAGGACGTGTGGGTGTACGACACGCTGCACGAGGAGTGGTTCAAGGCGCCGCCGATGCTGATCGCCCGCTTCGGCCACGGCTCGGCCGAGCTGCGGCACTGCCTGTACGTGGTCGGCGGGCACACGGCGGCCACGGGCTGCCTGCCCGCCTCGCCGTCCGTCTCGCTCAAGCAGGTGGAGCAGTTCGACCCGGCGGCCAACCGCTGGAGCATGGTGGCGCCGCTGCGCGAGGGCGTGAGCAACGCGGCGGTGGTCAGCGTCAAGCTCAAGCTCTTCGCCTTCGGCGGCACCAGCGTGGCGCACGACAAGCTGCCCAAGGTCCAGTGCTACGACCCGGCCGAGAACCGCTGGACGGTGCCGGCCTCGTGCCCGCAGCCGTGGCGCTACACGGCCGCCGCCGTCCTGGGCAACCAGATCTTCGTGATGGGCGGCGACACGGAGTTCTCGGCCTGCTCGGCGTACAAGTTCAGCAGCGACAGCTACCAGTGGACCAAGGTGGGCGACGTCACCGCCAAGCGCATGAGCTGCCAGGCCGTGGCCTCGGGCAACAAGCTCTACGTGGTGGGCGGCTACTTCGGCGCGCAGCGCTGCAAGACGCTGGACTGCTACGACCCCACGCTGGACGCCTGGAACTCCATCACCACCGTGCCCTACTCCCTCATCCCCACCGCCTTCGTCAGCACCTGGAAGCACCTCCCGGCCTGA
- the ciz1a gene encoding cdkn1a interacting zinc finger protein 1a, whose product MFNPHHHHHQQQQQQQQFHQHLRQLQQLFQQQPPPPPPPPPPPPQPPPSHHMSHHHQSGRPIAVAAPAPPPRMVNLCSPTQATILAPNPMLQGALLMQQMQGNMRGYAMGGQQFAQFFSAGSRSSLLGPVPMGVAIKSPHMGYAPRPYNHHARYMNNDYGSRQPDRKRENEQRSAGTSEGQPGASGSKDEAAVPLADGPSDASAQQDEEPALKKPRTEGSEEVAGTLGEDYESPAGESNPTDSVTLQEGGSMAGPDADDALESVASPLKVGERENGESQTDPEDGAEPKGVSSSAVVRTQEEAREGAVGGPGGPGGGEGANKFYCYICNITCHNQQNFQSHMNGLAHQQRMMEIQHMSNACLVTLLPKVQESLQSSRRDGEKRPGLQRWCATCQTHFTSNVLEHRRTKEHKLSTRTSSPCCTVCKLQFRTSREFVEHMQTPEHQQRVQELREGQVEGLGDLSALDEKGCLVGEEEAEEGEEDVEDESNGQGVSEMTMEDMADDEEFDSDTIYGSSFMVPVAGFLCRLCSQFYQFESMARHSHCKSLLHFQNLKKYRDLRKQEDQAEPGPSEMDSSPEETRLEPAGDPGTNTVHTPPTEPEPEPEPDPELDQAPVVLDLTKASSSPLATPDPCLSTSTSASATRASRRSAAQQQKQEEQEEMEEQQKQEEMEEMEELGKQQEELEELAKQQDTQVTPTATATSGSSSSASVTSSQPAEEPEQGDAPEVQNQGDAPEVQNQGDAPEVQNQGDAPEVQNQGDAVEVQNQGDAPEVQNTPEAEEAKEKEEEEGAEEEEAVVVTPTSSKKKTGAGKRKSGRAARRR is encoded by the exons ATGTTTAACccgcatcaccaccaccaccaacagcagcagcagcagcagcagtttcaCCAACATTTGCGGCAGCTTCAGCAACTATTTCAGCAacagcctccacctccaccgccgcccccaccgccgccaccacagCCCCCGCCGTCCCATCACATGTCGCATCACCATCAAAGTGGCCG GCCCATCGCGGTGGCGGCGCCGGCGCCCCCTCCCCGTATGGTCAACCTCTGCTCCCCTACTCAGGCGACCATTCTCGCTCCCAACCCCATGCTACAAGGGGCGCTACTGATGCAGCAGATGCAAG GTAACATGCGTGGCTATGCGATGGGGGGGCAGCAGTTCGCTCAGTTCTTCTCCGCGGGGTCGCGCTCCTCGCTGCTGGGCCCCGTACCTATGGGCGTGGCCATCAAGAGCCCCCACATGGGCTACGCCCCGCGCCCCTACAACCACCACGCGCGCTACATGAACAAC GACTACGGCTCTCGGCAGCCTGACAGGAAGCGTGAGAATGAACAGAGATCTGCCGGAACCTCAGAGGGACAACCAGGTGCCAGTGGCAGCAAAG ATGAAGCAGCAGTGCCTCTGGCTGATGGACCCAGTGATGCCTCAGCGCAGCAGGATGAGGAACCAGCTCTGAAGAAGCCCCGCACTGAAGG GTCAGAGGAGGTTGCAGGGACTCTGGGGGAAGACTACGAGAGCCCAGCTGGAGAATCCAACCCCACAG ACAGCGTAACGTTGCAAGAGGGGGGCAGCATGGCGGGACCAGATGCTGATGATGCCCTGGAG AGCGTGGCGTCTCCGCTGAAGGTGGGGGAGCGAGAGAACGGTGAGAGCCAGACTGACCCAGAGGACGGGGCCGAGCCGAAGGGCGTCAGCAGCAGCGCTGTGGTCAGGACTCAGGAGGAGGCCAGGGAGGGGGCCGTGGGAGGACCAggaggaccaggaggaggagagggagccaACAAGTTCTACTGCTACATCTGCAACATCACCTGCCATAACCAGCAG aACTTCCAGAGCCACATGAACGGTCTGGCGCATCAGCAGCGCATGATGGAGATCCAGCACATGAGCAACGCCTGCCTGGTCACCCTGCTGCCCAAGGTGCAGGAGTCCCTGCAGAGCAGCCGCAGAgacgg GGAGAAGAGACCAGGCCTCCAGCGCTGGTGTGCCACCTGCCAGACCCACTTCACCAGCAACGTGCTGGAGCACCGACGCACCAAGGAGCACAAG CTGTCCACCCGCACCAGCAGCCCCTGCTGTACCGTCTGCAAGTTGCAGTTCAGGACGTCCCGTGAGTTTGTGGAACACATGCAGACTCCAGAGCACCAGCAGAGAGTGCAGGAG ctACGTGAGGGCCAGGTAGAAGGACTGGGGGATCTGAGCGCTTTGGATGAAAAGGGATGTttggtgggagaggaggaggccgaggagggggaggaagatgtAGAGGACGAGTCTAACGGACAG GGGGTGTCAGAGATGACCATGGAGGATATGGCAGATGACGAAGAGTTTGACTCCGACACAATCTATG GCTCCAGCTTTATGGTTCCGGTGGCAGGGTTCCTCTGCAGACTCTGCAGCCAGTTCTACCAGTTTGAGTCGATGGCGCGGCATTCACACTGCAAGTCCCTACTGCACTTTCAGAACCTCAAG AAATACAGAGACTTGCGTAAGCAGGAGGACCAGGCCGAGCCCGGCCCATCAGAGATGGACAGCAGCCCGGAGGAGACCCGTCTCGAACCCGCCGGAGACCCGGGCACCAACACCGTCCACACTCCACCTACGGAACCGGAACCGGAACCAGAACCCGACCCCGAGCTGGACCAGGCACCCGTAGTGTTAGACCTCACCAAGGCCAGCTCCTCGCCCCTGGCCACGCCAGACCCATGtctcagcaccagcaccagcgccagcgccacacggGCATCCAGACGCTCTGCTGCCCAGCAACagaagcaggaggagcaggaggagatggaggagcagcagaagcaggaggagatggaggagatggaggagctaGGGAAGCAGCAGGaagagctggaggagctggcgAAACAGCAGGACACTCAGGTCACTCCCACAGCCACTGCcaccagcggcagcagcagcagcgcctcAGTAACCTCCAGCCAGCCCGCAGAGGAGCCGGAACAGGGGGACGCTCCAGAGGTGCAGAACCAAGGGGACGCTCCAGAGGTGCAGAACCAAGGGGACGCTCCAGAGGTGCAGAACCAAGGGGACGCTCCAGAGGTGCAGAACCAAGGGGACGCTGTAGAGGTGCAGAACCAAGGGGACGCCCCAGAGGTGCAGAACACTCCGGAAGCAGAGGAggcgaaagagaaagaggaggaggaaggggccgaggaggaagaggccgtGGTTGTGACCCCGACAAGCAGCAAGAAAAAAACAGGGGCAGGGAAGAGGAAGTCAGGAAGGGCGGCTCGGAGACgctga
- the LOC134101239 gene encoding uncharacterized protein LOC134101239, with product MVAMVLLGCGQEAGEGPFMETLHVTSQLTHQQAQMTKLSWATQAACKDRRLLLKHLADIETQRAATVQLQKQAEAYRKASEQDTKVLRPEVQHIEARTFDLLGEHQEMVDKSSEDVQYNEVSTKKLHNLPLAKQGELEETFQKKDLLLVEQGELEETSQKKDLLLVEQGELEETSQKKDLLLVEQGELEETSQKKDLLLVEQGELEETFQKDDLLLVDLSKS from the exons atggttgctatggtgttgctagg GTGTGGTCAAGAGGCAGGTGAAGGCCCCTTTATGGAGACACTCCATGTCACCTCCCAGCTGACGCACCAGCAG GCCCAGATGACGAAGCTTTCCTGGGCTACTCAGGCTGCGTGCAAGGACAGGAGGTTGCTCCTGAAACACCTAGCTGACATTGAGACCCAGAGAGCAGCAACTGTCCAGCTGCAGAAGCAGGCTGAGGCCTACAGAAAG GCTTCTGAGCAGGACACTAAGGTCCTCCGCCCAGAGGTGCAGCATATTGAGGCCcggacctttgaccttttgggGGAACACCAGGAGATGGTGGACAAGTCCTCAGAAGATGTTCAATATAACGAGGTCTCTACAAAG AAGCTTCATAACCTGCCTCTGGCTAAGCAAGGCGAGCTGGAGGAGACCTTTCAGAAGAAAGACCTGCTTCTGGTTGAGCAAGGTGAGCTGGAGGAGACCTCCCAGAAGAAAGACCTGCTTCTGGTTGAGCAAGGCGAGCTGGAGGAGACCTCCCAGAAGAAAGACCTGCTTCTGGTTGAGCAAGGTGAGCTGGAGGAGACCTCCCAGAAGAAAGACCTGCTTCTGGTTGAGCAAGGCGAGCTGGAGGAGACCTTTCAGAAGGACGACCTGCTTCTGGTTGACCTTTCAAAGTCCTAA